The following are encoded together in the Malaya genurostris strain Urasoe2022 chromosome 3, Malgen_1.1, whole genome shotgun sequence genome:
- the LOC131437805 gene encoding uncharacterized protein LOC131437805 isoform X2: MSYMVAPNIEPYRKGQSFATWIKRLAVHFRVNKVKDNEKKDQMFILGGDFLFSMAEKLYPTEAMMDEVSYDVLVQKLKERLDKTDSVLLRRYNFGTKVQQPGESASDFIFSLKLQAEHCEFGEQKNRLILDRILVGLSDGSLKHRLFTEDSSKLTLEQAENIIATWEMAATHSKALTNSDVDLVASLDTRYPLTQGRGAVTQRMRRAQQNFHGSVKSRLGVRPEIRPAEDSQRVQFHSQRFEHRDSSASSARGQYKMDDQQWPIDQRICYHCGRRGHVRRKCYKWKNESGKTVNRVDAQDCITSANHSAEPLDSLRIQDSDSDDHGWKRGDYYGSSKPNKNRYE; this comes from the coding sequence ATGTCCTACATGGTGGCCCCTAATATTGAACCTTACCGCAAGGGCCAATCTTTTGCTACGTGGATTAAGCGTTTAGCGGTTCATTTTCGTGTCAACAAAGTTAAAGATAATGAAAAAAAGGATCAGATGTTCATCTTGGGAGGAGATTTTTTGTTCAGTATGGCAGAAAAACTCTACCCCACAGAAGCAATGATGGATGAAGTGTCGTATGATGTATTAGTGCAAAAACTTAAGGAGAGACTTGATAAAACTGATTCAGTCTTGCTCCGAAGATATAATTTCGGCACAAAGGTGCAACAACCGGGAGAATCGGCAAGCGATTTTATATTTTCGTTAAAACTCCAAGCGGAACATTGCGAATTTGGGGAGCAAAAGAATCGTCTTATTCTTGATCGTATTTTGGTTGGGTTGTCTGATGGCTCGCTTAAGCATCGTCTTTTTACGGAGGATAGCTCCAAGTTAACGCTTGAACAGGCGGAGAATATTATCGCTACGTGGGAAATGGCGGCTACTCATTCAAAAGCTTTAACGAACAGCGATGTCGATTTGGTAGCTTCACTGGACACTAGGTACCCTTTGACTCAAGGTAGAGGTGCGGTTACTCAACGGATGAGGAGAGCTCAGCAAAATTTTCACGGTTCGGTAAAAAGTCGGCTTGGTGTTCGACCTGAAATACGACCGGCGGAAGATAGTCAGAGAGTACAGTTTCACTCACAGCGTTTTGAACATCGTGATTCGTCGGCCAGTTCAGCTCGTGGTCAATACAAAATGGACGACCAACAATGGCCGATTGATCAGCGTATCTGCTATCATTGCGGACGTAGAGGACATGTGCGAAGGAAATGCTACAAGTGGAAGAACGAGAGCGGCAAGACGGTTAATCGTGTTGACGCACAGGATTGTATTACCAGTGCAAACCATTCAGCAGAACCATTAGATAGCTTGAGGATCCAAGATTCGGACTCAGATG
- the LOC131437095 gene encoding FGGY carbohydrate kinase domain-containing protein, producing MSQVNLIGVDVGTGSVRAALVTSKGEILKTWVKTIQTWNPLPNHYEQSSDDIWNAVCECVRNVASHCPRDEIKGIGFDATCSLVVLDKNGEPLSISSSGRNEQNVILWMDHRAQAEADFINATKHELLSYVGGAVSLEMECPKLLWLKRNMFQQTWLKAGAFFDLPDFLTYKATGSLGRSICSAVCKWNYDAIKGSWSHDFLTQINLGDLAANNFHLIGEKLYVPGDPIAEGLTQVAANALGLNPGISVATSMIDAHAGALALLGCHNPDIKLSDSLTTKLAIICGTSSCHMSLTSLPVMAPGIWGPYKNAIFSNLYLNEAGQSATGVLIDFILQSHPCYSQLLEKHGSHAKIYSFLNEYLLDLRQRRKLSSVHMLTSCLHVWPDYHGNRSPLADPHLKGMLSGLTMTKDVENLALIYLALMQALAYGTRHILDVLAKSGREPIRSILLCGGLSKNALFVQTHADICSIPVLLPHETEAVLLGSAIMGACAAGIYNDLKVAASEMGGTAEIVKPDMSDDNRDYHERKYRVFLRMVDDQKAYEKIMHGP from the exons ATGTCTCAAGTAAATTTGATCGGTGTTGACGTAGGAACGGGAAGCGTGCGTGCGGCATTGGTTACCAGCAAAGGTGAAATATTGAAAACATGGGTAAAGACGATACAGACTTGGAACCCACTTCCCAACCATTACGAACAATCCAGCGATGATATTTGGAATGCCGTGTGCGAATGTGTTCGT AATGTGGCATCTCACTGTCCTAGAGATGAAATTAAAGGTATTGGATTCGATGCCACTTGTTCGCTGGTCGTTTTGGATAAGAATGGTGAGCCATTATCAATTAGCAGCTCAGGACGCAACGAACAGAACGTGATACTTTGGATGGATCATCGGGCACAAGCGGAGGCCGATTTCATCAACGCTACCAAACACGAACTACTGAGCTATGTCGGAGGCGCAGTCTCGTTGGAGATGGAATGTCCGAAGCTGTTGTGGTTGAAAAGAAacatgtttcaacaaacttggctcAAAGCGGGAGCATTTTTTGATCTTCCCGATTTCTTAACGTACAAAGCTACCGGTAGTCTAGGGCGTTCGATTTGTTCTGCTGTTTGCAAATGGAATTATGATGCTATCAAAGGATCCTGGTCGCACGATTTTCTTACCCAAATCAATTTGGGTGATCTTGCCGCAAACAATTTCCATTTGATAGGTGAGAAACTTTATGTTCCAGGCGATCCCATCGCAGAAGGATTAACCCAGGTGGCAGCGAATGCCTTAGGCCTGAATCCAGGCATTTCAGTAGCTACTTCCATGATTGATGCACACGCTGGAGCCTTAGCACTATTAGGTTGTCACAATCCGGATATTAAATTGTCTGATTCTCTTACGACAAAACTTGCTATAATCTGTGGAACATCATCATGCCACATGAGTTTAACTTCGCTTCCAGTTATGGCGCCAGGCATTTGGGGACCATATAAAAATGCCATCTTTTCAAACCTGTATCTAAACGAAGCAGGTCAAAGTGCGACTGGCGTTCTGATAGATTTCATTTTACAAAGTCATCCTTGCTACAGTCAGCTACTTGAAAAGCACGGTTCACATGCCAAAATTTATAGTTTTTTAAACGAGTATCTGTTAGATCTGAGGCAGCGTAGAAAACTATCATCAGTACACATGTTAACGAGCTGTCTGCACGTATGGCCCGATTATCATGGAAATCGCTCACCTCTGGCAGATCCCCATCTTAAAGGAATG CTATCCGGATTAACAATGACAAAAGATGTAGAAAACTTGGCGTTGATCTATTTGGCTCTGATGCAAGCACTAGCG TATGGAACCCGGCACATTCTAGACGTACTGGCAAAGTCTGGCAGGGAACCCATTCGATCGATTTTACTCtgcgggggtttgagcaaaaatgcactgtttgttcAAACTCATGCCGACATCTGCTCGATACCAGTTCTGCTACCGCATGAAACCGAAGCAGTTCTTCTCGGATCGGCTATTATGGGAGCTTGTGCAGCAGGAATTTACAACGATCTAAAG GTGGCTGCATCTGAAATGGGAGGCACAGCTGAAATTGTCAAACCAGATATGAGTGATGACAATCGAGACTATCATGAGCGGAAGTATCGTGTGTTTTTACGAATGGTCGACGACCAGAAAGCTTACGAGAAAATCATGCATGGCCCATAA
- the LOC131437096 gene encoding mitochondrial E3 ubiquitin protein ligase 1 translates to MDFIQEAVFLGVDVLLLGLCFKEYYQFKKISSALKEAPQLSIDESLPGKLSKNDGKIKYAVIRGTVTPIGTALKSVMSPSVTGVLQIMKLNEHRVARGFAGFWAEQRKLIHISCNEVPFSLNNGKLGVEIVDGLSAEILDMDTVYDNYEPSSLSFFDHMFGFFSGVRQKGMQTTEEVLRDGSFITAVGEIELDGNSIRLQPSSVAPMFLTTATKNTLLKKFEEAKSSMLFKVIICGTISAVLIGLITRKVWKRKKMEWNEQNLRNRLDKSRAQRRALARQQVFNDEQRCVVCVDNPKEVICLPCGHVCLCENCAEKIKLNCPVCRSKIETKAAAFIT, encoded by the exons ATGGATTTTATTCAAGAAGCAGTATTTTTGGGAGTAGATGTGCTTCTGCTAGGACTATGCTTTAAGGAGTACTATCAGTTCAAGAAAATAAGTAGTGCTTTGAAG GAAGCTCCACAACTATCGATTGACGAGTCTCTACCAGGCAAATTATCGAAAAATGATGGTAAAATCAAATATGCCGTGATACGAGGAACCGTTACGCCGATAGGTACTGCACTCAAAAGTGTAATGTCCCCGTCGGTCACTGGTGTTTTGCAAATTATGAAGCTCAA TGAACATCGGGTTGCTCGGGGTTTTGCCGGATTTTGGGCCGAACAGAGAAAGTTGATTCACATCTCATGCAACGAAGTACCATTCAGTTTGAATAACGGTAAATTAGGGGTGGAAATCGTCGATGGACTGTCTGCCGAGATTCTAGATATGGATACGGTTTATGACAACTATGAGCCATCCAGTTTATCTTTCTTCGATCATATGTTTGGTTTCTTTTCCGGAGTACGGCAAAAAGGAATGCAAACAACGGAGGAAGTCCTGCGTGATGGAAGTTTTATTACGGCTGTGGGAGAAATTGAATTAGATGGTAACAGCATTAGATTGCAACCGTCTTCAGTTGCTCCGATGTTCCTCACAACTGCTACAAAGAACACTCTCTTGAAAAAATTTGAAGAAGCTAAATCATCTATGCTTTTCAAGGTTATCATTTGTGGAACGATATCAGCAGTACTGATAGGATTAATCACGAGAAAGGTttggaaacgtaaaaaaatggaATGGAACGAACAAAATTTGAGAAACAGATTGGATAAATCGCGGGCACAACGAAGAGCACTGGCGCGTCAACAAGTGTTTAACGATGAACAACGATGCGTGGTTTGTGTGGATAATCCAAAGGAAGTGATCTGCCTGCCTTGCGGTCATGTATGCCTCTGTGagaactgtgctgaaaaaataaaactgaacTGTCCTGTTTGTCGAtctaaaattgaaacaaaagcgGCGGCATTTATTACTTAA
- the LOC131437805 gene encoding uncharacterized protein LOC131437805 isoform X1 — translation MSYMVAPNIEPYRKGQSFATWIKRLAVHFRVNKVKDNEKKDQMFILGGDFLFSMAEKLYPTEAMMDEVSYDVLVQKLKERLDKTDSVLLRRYNFGTKVQQPGESASDFIFSLKLQAEHCEFGEQKNRLILDRILVGLSDGSLKHRLFTEDSSKLTLEQAENIIATWEMAATHSKALTNSDVDLVASLDTRYPLTQGRGAVTQRMRRAQQNFHGSVKSRLGVRPEIRPAEDSQRVQFHSQRFEHRDSSASSARGQYKMDDQQWPIDQRICYHCGRRGHVRRKCYKWKNESGKTVNRVDAQDCITSANHSAEPLDSLRIQDSDSDGNISDHGWKRGDYYGSSKPNKNRYE, via the coding sequence ATGTCCTACATGGTGGCCCCTAATATTGAACCTTACCGCAAGGGCCAATCTTTTGCTACGTGGATTAAGCGTTTAGCGGTTCATTTTCGTGTCAACAAAGTTAAAGATAATGAAAAAAAGGATCAGATGTTCATCTTGGGAGGAGATTTTTTGTTCAGTATGGCAGAAAAACTCTACCCCACAGAAGCAATGATGGATGAAGTGTCGTATGATGTATTAGTGCAAAAACTTAAGGAGAGACTTGATAAAACTGATTCAGTCTTGCTCCGAAGATATAATTTCGGCACAAAGGTGCAACAACCGGGAGAATCGGCAAGCGATTTTATATTTTCGTTAAAACTCCAAGCGGAACATTGCGAATTTGGGGAGCAAAAGAATCGTCTTATTCTTGATCGTATTTTGGTTGGGTTGTCTGATGGCTCGCTTAAGCATCGTCTTTTTACGGAGGATAGCTCCAAGTTAACGCTTGAACAGGCGGAGAATATTATCGCTACGTGGGAAATGGCGGCTACTCATTCAAAAGCTTTAACGAACAGCGATGTCGATTTGGTAGCTTCACTGGACACTAGGTACCCTTTGACTCAAGGTAGAGGTGCGGTTACTCAACGGATGAGGAGAGCTCAGCAAAATTTTCACGGTTCGGTAAAAAGTCGGCTTGGTGTTCGACCTGAAATACGACCGGCGGAAGATAGTCAGAGAGTACAGTTTCACTCACAGCGTTTTGAACATCGTGATTCGTCGGCCAGTTCAGCTCGTGGTCAATACAAAATGGACGACCAACAATGGCCGATTGATCAGCGTATCTGCTATCATTGCGGACGTAGAGGACATGTGCGAAGGAAATGCTACAAGTGGAAGAACGAGAGCGGCAAGACGGTTAATCGTGTTGACGCACAGGATTGTATTACCAGTGCAAACCATTCAGCAGAACCATTAGATAGCTTGAGGATCCAAGATTCGGACTCAGATGGTAATATCTCAG